TCCTTCCATGGAGGTTTGAGGCACCATCAGATGTGAAAAGTTATTAGGAGCGAGTGCTACATGAACTCTAGTCACCAAGAAAGTTCCACAACTAACATGCAGTTTCTTGTCCTCCCAAGGGATGATGACTTCCCCAGGTAAACGCTTGGGCTTTAACCGATAGGAGACTATTTTGTAAACTGGAGCCTGCTCAAATGTTTGAGTCACACTGATCTTATGGATCCTACAGTAGTCCCTAGGCATGTTGTCATTGCATCCGATGTATGACCAGATCTGACCAGTTTTAAAAACCTTTCCGTTTATAGGAAAGCAGAGAGCTTCTGGCTTTGGAGGTGCAAACTCTGGTAATAGATGTGAAGGGACGGTTACCTCTTCGATTGTTGCAGGTAACGCAGCTTGGTCCAGCTCGTAAGCATACTTTGGCAGACCTTTGACGTCAACTCCAGTCAGTTTGAAGGAAGGGATCCTATGGGAGAATCGGTACAAACTGTGAGGTGATATGTGCAATGTCTCTGCATCACCAGTTCCCATTCGGAAGAAAACACTTGCAAAGCCTTTTGCTTTATGCAAGAATGCAACAGATACACCAGCAGCTTCAGTGCAATAATAATCTGACAAAATCTCCACAAACTCATACTCATATTTGCGGTGAGAATCTGGCTCTGAAGACCAGTTCATATCCCAGTTCTTGAATAGAGCCCAAGTCTCTCCTTTTCTTGGAGAAAGAGTGATGTGACCAGAGTTGCTTCCTTCGTTGCAGTGGATAACATGTGAGAAAAACGAACGGTCTTTTGTGTTCTCATTCTTCCCAAGCCTGAACTGACCAGTAGAAACAGGCAAGTCTTCTTCAAACCACTGGATCTCTTTCTCATCATCAGGATCCGGCTCTAGATATGTGATCCTAAGCCCAAAAGAAGGAACTGAAACTTTTCTGATGAGAGCATACTGTCTAGGAACCTTATCTGTTGTGTCATAGATAGCCCAAACCTGGCCAACTGCAAAGTTTACTTCCTCCCTCAGCTTATCAAAGTCGTTAAACTTTAGACCAGCAATCTTTGGTTGTACATCACCTCCTGAACTTGAATCACGTAAACCAAAGTTGTTATCCACCTTAGCATTCCCAGAGCTTGACGCTTCATCTCCATTACCATTGAATCCTCTTCTGTTATTGTCTACAGCGCTACCAATAACACCATCAGGCTTGCTGTGATTTTGAGATAAAGCAGCAACCTCTTCTTCCCTCTTTCTCTTCTCACCAACAACCTTCACATCACATCTCAAACCAGGAGAGCTTTTCTTTCCAGAGACAGACGCAGCCTCGTTCTTACACATGGATCTAAACTCTTGGAACCATTTGTTGAACAGAACCTCGCCTGATCTCGCAAGCACTTCCATCGCAATGGTTTCCTCCCTGCAACTCGGACAAACGAACCATTTGTCTAAATACACTCTAAGATAACGATGTCTACACCCACAGTTTCGACACGTAGTCCAAAAGCTTGGACCGGAACTGGAAGGAGCAACCGGATGGTACTGATGTGTTTCACGGAGCATTTGACTCAATATCCTTTTAGGTGTACTGTCTTTAGACGAAAGGCCTTGAAGAGGGGTCTCACGCGCGGTGAAGTCCTTGTTACAACATCGACATCTTGTCTGTTTGCTGACGAAGCTTCTATGTAATCTGTAACACACGGAACAGAATGGACACGTGGTCCAAAACTTTGGGATGACGCTGGAAGGTGTTGGGTCTGAGGAAGTGTCTTTGATCCAAGTCTCTGTAACGGCATTAATGGTGAGATCCATCTTCGTGCTGTAGAAGAAGAATACATATTATTAGTAAGAACCCTAACCTAAAGCAATCGTCTTTATATACTAAGGAACCCTAGATTGAGAAATTAAGGAGCTCACTCTGACTAAGAAGAGGCCGATGTCGGAGTGCACAGCGGCGAATGTTCCGTCGTCTTTGGAGGAGCATGAAAAAATCTCACTCTTTTACAGTTGTGATCTCCCCTTTTCACGGAGGTGAAAAAGCTCTGTTCCCAATTCATTTTAGCGGGAAAATAGTTGACGAGAAGAATGTAAATGGGCTAACGAATATTATTGGGCCTAGAATGCCCAGATAATCATTTTGAATTTTCATATGTCAAAAAGTAAACATAATAAACAACCAGTGTTTTTAAAACCGGACCGACCCGATGGTTAGACCGGATTCGACTATGAACCGATTATATAGCCGGATTGGGTTTAGTAATTGGTTCGACCATGAACCGACCACGTAGATAGATTGGATTTCAAAATTATTAAACCAATAAAAGCCACTAAAACTATCAAAAATCTATAAACCATCAATTAAACATAAATCTAAGTTATATTTATAATGTTTTATGTTTAAAACTTATTTATATTTTAGTTACATATCATATTTAATAACATTGCTTTAAAATTTATATACTAAAAATATATTAAACCAAGTTTAACCAGATCGAACCATATTGAACCATGATCCAAAAAAATCCGGTTAGGCTTCCGGTCCGATTTTAAAAACACTGATATTAACACAGATCCGGCGAAATATAGCTTCCTTCTTTCAAAATGCAGTAAAAAATATTCTAAATTTGTACTTACATTCTCAAGTTGGTCTACTCTTGTTTTTTTTTTTCTGACAAAGGATTTCAAATTAAAAATTTGAATGTTTACATGAATAAATAGATAGAAAAAGCTTGCATGAATAAACTTCATGACAGATAACATTTCTAACCTATCGTTCTCAAATTTTTTTTTTTTGACAGATTTACTTCAACTTGACAGATTTAATTGAGATTCGACTGATTTATTTTTCTTTTGGCCACAGATTTACTACATTTTGACAGATTTAATTATAATTTGATAAATCTATTTTCTTTAGACCACATAGTTACTTAATTCTAATAGATTTAATTAGGATTTGATAGATTTATTTTTCCTTTATTGACAAATTTATTTAATTTTAAAATTTTTAATTAGGATTTGATAGACTTGTTTTTTTATTTTGACCACAAATTGGTTAAAATTAATAACAGTAACAACCTAGTTAACTCTTTTAAAAATCGAAACCAGAACTATTTTAGACCCGAAACCATTTTTGCTTCATTTCTTAGTGTGTTCACTACTTCAGCTACATGTAAGAAAAGAGTACCCAACGCCTCCACTCAAAGAAATTAGACTCATCAAATGGAAAAATAATGTGTCCTTTTTATGTAAGAACACACTGTAGCAAGGGTTGTTTGTGATAAAAGACAACGCAGGAACCAAAAGACGTTTAACAAGGAATCATTTATTTCAGAAGAAAGAAGCAAATGAATTGCATATGTATATATATAATCAGTTTTCGCGTATAAACAAAGTGCAAAAAAAAAAAACAGGGAAAATGGAAACTTAGTAGCCATCCTTGAGATCGTTTACAACGTCGTAAAGATTGGAGTGACAGTCTCCAACGGTCATACCCTTGGTCATGAAACCATGCTTGGACTTTTAGGTTGTTTATTTGTGCTGATTGTCTCTCCTACAGATTTAACTGCAGCCTTGCACTACAAGAAAACATCAAGGATTCTGAGGGAAAAAATCGTCGGAATTTCGTCGGAATATCGTTATTCCGACGACATACCGACGAAACACGTCGTCGGAAATAATTCCTCGGAATTTATTTTTTCCTCGGAAATCCCTCGGAATTTTCCGTCGGAATTCCGAGGAAATAAATTTCCGAGGAAATTCCGAGGATCACTAGTTTGTCGGAAATGTCCTCGGAATATACCGAGGGAGAACTTCGTCGGTATAATTCCTCGGAAGTTCATCGATCGATGCGTTTTTGGACATATATACATCGATCGATAGGAGTATACCGACGGACATTTTCCTCGGTTTATTCCGAGGAACTTTTCCCTCGGTATATACCGAGGGACNNNNNNNNNNNNNNNNNNNNNNNNNNNNNNNNNNNNNNNNNNNNNNNNNNNNNNNNNNNNNNNNNNNNNNNNNNNNNNNNNNNNNNNNNNNNNNNNNNNNNNNNNNNNNNNNNNNNNNNNNNNNNNNNNNNNNNNNNNNNNNNNNNNNNNNNNNNNNNNNNNNNNNNNNNNNNNNNNNNNNNNNNNNNNNNNNNNNNNNNNNNNNNNNNNNNNNNNNNNNNNNNNNNNNNNNNNNNNNNNNNNNNNNNNNNNNNNNNNNNNNNNNNNNNNNNNNNNNNNNNNNNNNNNNNNNNNNNNNNNNNNNNNNNNNNNNNNNNNNNNNNNNNNNNNNNNNNNNNNNNNNNNNNNNNNNNNNNNNNNNNNNNNNNNNNNNNNNNNNNNNNNNNNNNNNNNNNNNNNNNNNNNNNNNNNNNNNNNNNNNNNNNNNNNNNNNNNNNNNNNNNNNNNNNNNNNNNNNNNNNNNNNNNNNNNNNNNNNNNNNNNNNNNNNNNNNNNNNNNNNNNNNNNNNNNNNNNNNNNNNNNNNNNNNNNNNNNNNNNNNNNNNNNNNNNNNNNNNNNNNNNNNNNNNNNNNNNNNNNNNNNNNNNNNNNNNNNNNNNNNNNNNNNNNNNNNNNNNNNNNNNNNNNNNNNNNNNNNNNNNNNNNNNNNNNNNNNNNNNNNNNNNNNNNNNNNNNNNNNNNNNNNNNNNNNNNNNNNNNNNNNNNNNNNNNNNNNNNNNNNNNNNNNNNNNNNNNNNNNNNNNNNNNNNNNNNNNNNNNNNNNNNNNNNNNNNNNNNNNNNNNNNNNNNNNNNNNNNNNN
The DNA window shown above is from Brassica oleracea var. oleracea cultivar TO1000 chromosome C3, BOL, whole genome shotgun sequence and carries:
- the LOC106332850 gene encoding uncharacterized protein LOC106332850 isoform X1 — its product is MDLTCPFCSVCYRLHRSFVSKQTRCRCCNKDFTARETPLQGLSSKDSTPKRILSQMLRETHQYHPVAPSSSGPSFWTTCRNCGCRHRYLRVYLDKWFVCPSCREETIAMEVLARSGEVLFNKWFQEFRSMCKNEAASVSGKKSSPGLRCDVKVVGEKRKREEEVAALSQNHSKPDGVIGSAVDNNRRGFNGNGDEASSSGNAKVDNNFGLRDSSSGGDVQPKIAGLKFNDFDKLREEVNFAVGQVWAIYDTTDKVPRQYALIRKVSVPSFGLRITYLEPDPDDEKEIQWFEEDLPVSTGQFRLGKNENTKDRSFFSHVIHCNEGSNSGHITLSPRKGETWALFKNWDMNWSSEPDSHRKYEYEFVEILSDYYCTEAAGVSVAFLHKAKGFASVFFRMGTGDAETLHISPHSLYRFSHRIPSFKLTGVDVKGLPKYAYELDQAALPATIEEVTVPSHLLPEFAPPKPEALCFPINGKVFKTGQIWSYIGCNDNMPRDYCRIHKISVTQTFEQAPVYKIVSYRLKPKRLPGEVIIPWEDKKLHVSCGTFLVTRVHVALAPNNFSHLMVPQTSMEGNEYTYTILPKVGQVWAIYRFWNGFLEETYEDYVIVEVLDDALDYKVLALEPALQFNGDEERKRVFGAAESRPRDFDDGDEVIFTIPKLKVLRFSHQIAASRVIKEVDGELKELFELDSTAVSVL
- the LOC106332850 gene encoding uncharacterized protein LOC106332850 isoform X2, whose amino-acid sequence is MLRETHQYHPVAPSSSGPSFWTTCRNCGCRHRYLRVYLDKWFVCPSCREETIAMEVLARSGEVLFNKWFQEFRSMCKNEAASVSGKKSSPGLRCDVKVVGEKRKREEEVAALSQNHSKPDGVIGSAVDNNRRGFNGNGDEASSSGNAKVDNNFGLRDSSSGGDVQPKIAGLKFNDFDKLREEVNFAVGQVWAIYDTTDKVPRQYALIRKVSVPSFGLRITYLEPDPDDEKEIQWFEEDLPVSTGQFRLGKNENTKDRSFFSHVIHCNEGSNSGHITLSPRKGETWALFKNWDMNWSSEPDSHRKYEYEFVEILSDYYCTEAAGVSVAFLHKAKGFASVFFRMGTGDAETLHISPHSLYRFSHRIPSFKLTGVDVKGLPKYAYELDQAALPATIEEVTVPSHLLPEFAPPKPEALCFPINGKVFKTGQIWSYIGCNDNMPRDYCRIHKISVTQTFEQAPVYKIVSYRLKPKRLPGEVIIPWEDKKLHVSCGTFLVTRVHVALAPNNFSHLMVPQTSMEGNEYTYTILPKVGQVWAIYRFWNGFLEETYEDYVIVEVLDDALDYKVLALEPALQFNGDEERKRVFGAAESRPRDFDDGDEVIFTIPKLKVLRFSHQIAASRVIKEVDGELKELFELDSTAVSVL